Proteins encoded together in one Deinococcus hopiensis KR-140 window:
- a CDS encoding DinB family protein: MTVNPSGLHGRGAVLKALEQVEGEWALCANDLPLETFFREPAPGRWSPALHLRHLTLTHGRVAVGLRTPRPVVRTLFGSPQTARSYQELREAYRAALAAGGKAPARYIPRPDPRTGAETRVAVLRDYAQAAQNLRAALERWSESALDAHALPHDLLGKISVREMVFFTLYHDHHHLDGVRATLGKK, translated from the coding sequence GTGACCGTGAACCCCAGCGGCTTGCACGGACGCGGCGCAGTGCTCAAGGCGCTGGAGCAGGTTGAGGGCGAATGGGCGTTGTGCGCCAACGACCTCCCGCTGGAGACGTTCTTTCGGGAACCTGCTCCCGGGCGTTGGTCCCCTGCCCTTCACCTGCGGCACCTCACACTGACGCACGGGCGTGTCGCCGTGGGCCTGCGAACGCCACGCCCTGTGGTACGGACCCTCTTTGGCTCTCCGCAAACGGCCCGCTCCTACCAGGAACTGCGGGAAGCGTACCGGGCCGCGCTGGCTGCGGGAGGAAAGGCTCCTGCGCGCTACATTCCCCGTCCTGACCCCCGAACCGGCGCGGAGACGCGGGTTGCGGTGCTGCGGGACTACGCCCAGGCCGCCCAGAACCTGCGCGCCGCCCTCGAACGCTGGTCTGAATCGGCGCTCGACGCCCACGCCCTGCCCCACGATCTGCTGGGAAAAATCAGCGTGCGTGAGATGGTCTTTTTTACCCTGTACCACGACCATCACCATCTGGACGGTGTTCGGGCAACGCTGGGGAAGAAGTGA
- the acpP gene encoding acyl carrier protein, whose protein sequence is MATFEDVKDVIVEKLGVDADKVTPEARFVEDLGADSLETVELIMGLEDRFGISISDEDAEKIRTVQAAIDYIGAKQ, encoded by the coding sequence ATGGCGACTTTTGAAGATGTGAAGGACGTGATCGTCGAGAAGCTCGGCGTGGACGCGGACAAGGTGACCCCCGAGGCGCGGTTCGTCGAGGATCTGGGCGCAGATAGCCTGGAGACGGTGGAACTCATCATGGGTCTGGAAGACCGCTTCGGGATTTCAATCAGCGATGAGGACGCCGAGAAGATTCGGACCGTGCAAGCGGCCATCGACTACATCGGCGCCAAGCAGTAA
- the fabD gene encoding ACP S-malonyltransferase, translating into MTRIAALFPGQNSHSVGMGADVAATFLVAEAVYAQAEATLPGLRALIEQGPLEDLTLTANQQPALVAASVAAYRAWREATGLTPSFAAGHSLGEYSALVAAEALDLRDALRLTRRRGELMQAAVPVGIGAMSAVMGDPEVVRKVCAATPGVVQPANFNAPTQTVISGEKAAVDAAAAELKGRGLKAIPLKVSAPFHCSLMQRAQDALTPDLAATAFRAPGLPVYANVTATPNTDPSALPDLLARQITGSVRWVETIQALAADGADVFVEFGPGTVLTGLVKRILPDARTVNVGSAEQVRAFAL; encoded by the coding sequence ATGACCCGCATCGCGGCCTTGTTTCCCGGCCAGAACTCGCATTCGGTGGGCATGGGCGCGGATGTCGCCGCCACCTTTCTTGTGGCGGAAGCCGTGTACGCCCAGGCCGAAGCCACCCTCCCCGGCCTGCGCGCCCTTATTGAGCAAGGACCGCTCGAAGACCTGACCCTGACGGCCAACCAGCAACCCGCCCTCGTCGCGGCGTCGGTGGCTGCTTACCGGGCCTGGCGTGAGGCGACGGGCCTGACCCCCAGCTTTGCCGCCGGGCATTCGCTCGGTGAATACTCTGCCCTCGTCGCGGCGGAGGCGCTGGACTTGCGCGACGCCCTGCGCCTGACCCGGCGGCGCGGCGAGCTGATGCAGGCGGCCGTCCCTGTCGGCATTGGGGCCATGAGCGCCGTCATGGGGGATCCAGAGGTGGTCCGGAAGGTGTGCGCCGCCACGCCGGGCGTCGTGCAGCCTGCCAACTTCAACGCGCCCACCCAGACGGTGATCTCGGGGGAGAAGGCGGCGGTGGACGCTGCCGCCGCAGAGCTCAAGGGCCGGGGGCTGAAGGCGATTCCCCTCAAGGTCAGCGCGCCCTTCCACTGCTCCCTGATGCAGCGCGCCCAGGACGCGCTGACCCCGGACCTTGCCGCCACCGCGTTCCGTGCGCCCGGGCTTCCGGTCTACGCCAACGTCACAGCCACGCCGAACACGGACCCCTCGGCGCTTCCTGATCTGCTGGCCCGGCAGATCACGGGGAGCGTGCGCTGGGTGGAAACCATTCAGGCCCTCGCCGCCGACGGCGCCGACGTCTTTGTGGAGTTCGGCCCCGGCACCGTGCTGACTGGCCTCGTCAAACGCATCCTGCCCGACGCCCGGACGGTCAACGTGGGGTCGGCGGAGCAGGTGCGGGCCTTTGCGCTGTGA
- the lon gene encoding endopeptidase La, translated as MPTEQTHTPLPANVPVCPVRGSVIYPTMVQHIDASRAISIGAIEAAMGGEKVILIVSQRDKDVDDPQGSDLYDVGTACNVLRVRKNPDGTVQMLVSAVARARVTRYTRGEFLKADIEVLPAEDGNPTELQALTRELREKFETVASGGKISAESVQTIQGKDDPGEMADHIAFHLDFKLPDKQAVLEAARVTDRIRRVLTLLDTEQEVQAVQARIRAQVKEEIDKNQREYYLREQMKVIQKELQGGEDGEEGDEAEQFRAKIDALELKPEIKKEIDREVNRLARMHPDAAEASVIRTYLTWVTELPWNTRSDDRLEVAEAAHILDEDHYGLEKVKDRVLEFLAVRRLRKERAERGELDAAEVNKGPILVFTGPPGVGKTSIAQSIAKSLGRKYVRIALGGARDESDIRGHRRTYIGAMPGRLIQGMRTAGTKNPVILLDEVDKLGSSYQGDPSAALLEVLDPAQNQHFTDHYLGVAFDLSEVMFIATANYPEQIPPALMDRMEVIEFSSYIEQEKLEIAKRYLLPRQLTANGLKPNQISFTDAALERLISHYTREAGVRNLEREIGTVARKVARRIATGEIKRVKVTDKELDRYLGQARYTPETEGREDKVGVSTGMFYTPVGGDILFVETSVMPGKGLVLTGQLGDVMKESARAALTYIKTNAERFHIDRERIENSEIHIHVPAGAIPKEGPSAGGAMVTSLVSALSGIPARHDVAMTGEMTLTGRYLPIGGLKEKVLGARRAGIKHIIMPKANEGDLRDIPLHLRASMRFHPCETVDEVLDVALVGGLKALETPRDGAGTVAVPPVTKRKSTRRSPDARA; from the coding sequence ATGCCCACTGAACAGACCCACACCCCGCTTCCCGCCAACGTGCCTGTGTGCCCGGTGCGGGGCAGCGTCATTTACCCGACGATGGTGCAGCACATCGACGCCAGCCGCGCCATCTCCATCGGGGCCATCGAAGCGGCCATGGGGGGCGAGAAGGTCATCCTGATCGTCTCGCAGCGCGACAAGGACGTTGACGACCCCCAAGGCAGCGACCTGTACGACGTCGGCACGGCCTGCAATGTCCTGCGCGTCCGCAAAAATCCCGACGGCACCGTGCAGATGCTGGTCTCCGCCGTGGCGCGCGCCCGCGTAACCCGCTACACGCGCGGCGAGTTCCTCAAGGCCGACATCGAGGTGCTGCCCGCCGAGGACGGCAATCCCACGGAGCTTCAGGCCCTGACCCGCGAACTGCGTGAGAAGTTCGAGACCGTCGCCTCGGGCGGCAAGATCAGCGCCGAGAGCGTGCAGACCATCCAGGGCAAGGACGACCCGGGCGAGATGGCGGACCACATCGCCTTCCACCTCGACTTCAAGCTGCCTGACAAGCAGGCGGTGCTGGAAGCCGCCCGCGTCACGGACCGCATTCGCCGTGTGCTGACCCTGCTGGACACCGAGCAGGAAGTGCAGGCCGTGCAAGCCCGCATCCGCGCTCAGGTCAAGGAAGAGATCGACAAGAACCAGCGCGAGTACTACCTGCGCGAGCAGATGAAGGTCATCCAGAAAGAACTCCAGGGCGGAGAGGACGGCGAGGAGGGCGACGAGGCCGAGCAGTTCCGCGCCAAGATCGACGCGCTGGAGCTCAAGCCGGAGATCAAGAAGGAAATCGACCGCGAGGTCAACCGCCTGGCCCGAATGCATCCCGACGCTGCCGAGGCGTCCGTCATCCGGACGTACCTCACCTGGGTCACCGAGCTGCCCTGGAATACCCGCAGCGACGACCGTCTGGAAGTTGCCGAGGCCGCCCACATCCTCGACGAGGACCACTACGGCCTGGAAAAGGTCAAGGACCGCGTGCTGGAATTCCTGGCCGTGCGCCGCCTGCGCAAGGAGCGGGCCGAGCGTGGCGAGTTGGACGCCGCCGAGGTCAACAAGGGCCCAATCCTGGTCTTTACGGGCCCTCCCGGCGTCGGCAAGACGAGCATCGCCCAGTCCATCGCCAAGTCGCTGGGCCGCAAGTACGTCCGGATCGCCCTTGGCGGCGCGCGCGACGAGTCCGATATTCGCGGCCACCGCCGCACCTACATTGGGGCGATGCCCGGACGCCTGATTCAGGGCATGCGGACGGCGGGCACCAAGAACCCGGTAATCTTGCTCGACGAGGTGGACAAGCTGGGATCGAGCTACCAGGGGGACCCCTCGGCCGCACTGCTGGAAGTGCTCGACCCCGCGCAAAACCAGCACTTCACCGACCACTACCTCGGCGTGGCCTTCGACCTCAGCGAGGTTATGTTTATCGCCACGGCGAACTACCCCGAACAGATTCCGCCCGCGCTGATGGACCGCATGGAAGTGATCGAGTTCTCCAGCTACATCGAACAGGAGAAGCTGGAGATCGCCAAGCGCTACCTGCTGCCCCGGCAGCTGACGGCCAACGGGCTAAAGCCCAACCAGATCAGCTTCACGGACGCGGCGCTCGAGCGCCTCATCAGCCACTACACCCGTGAGGCGGGCGTGCGTAATCTGGAGCGAGAGATCGGCACGGTGGCCCGGAAAGTCGCCCGCCGCATCGCCACGGGCGAGATCAAGCGCGTGAAGGTGACGGACAAGGAACTCGACCGTTACCTCGGCCAGGCCCGTTACACCCCCGAGACCGAGGGCCGCGAGGACAAGGTGGGCGTCTCGACGGGCATGTTCTACACCCCCGTGGGCGGCGACATCCTGTTTGTGGAGACGTCGGTGATGCCCGGCAAGGGTCTGGTCCTGACCGGGCAGCTCGGCGACGTGATGAAGGAATCGGCCCGCGCGGCCCTGACGTACATCAAGACCAACGCCGAACGCTTCCACATCGACCGCGAACGTATCGAGAACAGTGAGATTCACATTCACGTTCCGGCGGGCGCGATTCCGAAGGAAGGTCCCAGTGCGGGCGGCGCGATGGTCACCAGCCTCGTTTCGGCGCTGAGCGGTATTCCCGCCCGGCACGACGTGGCGATGACGGGCGAGATGACGCTGACCGGGCGCTACCTGCCTATCGGCGGCCTGAAGGAGAAGGTGCTGGGCGCGCGGCGCGCGGGCATCAAGCACATCATCATGCCCAAGGCCAACGAGGGCGACCTGCGTGACATCCCGCTGCACCTGCGTGCGTCGATGCGTTTCCACCCCTGCGAGACGGTAGACGAGGTTCTGGACGTGGCCCTGGTAGGCGGCCTCAAGGCCCTGGAGACCCCGCGTGACGGTGCGGGTACGGTGGCCGTTCCCCCCGTCACCAAGCGCAAGAGCACCCGGCGCAGCCCGGACGCCCGCGCGTAA
- the fabG gene encoding 3-oxoacyl-[acyl-carrier-protein] reductase, translating to MTQSQPHKVALVTGSSRGLGRAMALSLAQAGFGVAVHYGRNQAEAEKVAEEIRALGVPVQVFGADLSAPANAGTLVESVIKEMGRLDVLVNNAGITRDTLAIRMKDEDWAAVLDTNLTSAFTASRAAIKHMMRARAGRIINVSSVVALMGNPGQANYVASKAGLIGLTKALAKEYGGRGITVNAIAPGFIASDMTAQLPDDVRQSYLASIPLGRLGQPEEVAALVTFLASDAAGYITGQAIGVDGGLYPH from the coding sequence ATGACCCAGTCCCAACCCCACAAAGTTGCCCTCGTCACCGGTTCCAGCCGGGGCCTGGGCCGCGCAATGGCCCTCTCGCTCGCTCAGGCTGGTTTCGGCGTCGCTGTGCATTACGGACGCAATCAGGCAGAGGCCGAGAAGGTGGCCGAAGAAATTCGCGCCCTCGGCGTACCCGTACAGGTGTTCGGCGCGGACCTCTCGGCGCCGGCCAACGCCGGAACGCTCGTCGAATCCGTAATTAAGGAGATGGGCCGCCTCGACGTGCTCGTCAACAACGCGGGCATTACGCGCGATACCCTCGCCATCCGCATGAAGGACGAGGACTGGGCGGCGGTGCTGGACACCAACCTCACGAGCGCTTTTACCGCCAGTCGCGCGGCGATCAAGCACATGATGCGGGCACGCGCGGGGCGCATCATCAATGTGTCGAGCGTGGTGGCCCTGATGGGCAACCCCGGCCAGGCGAACTACGTGGCGAGCAAGGCGGGCCTGATCGGGCTGACGAAGGCGCTGGCGAAGGAATACGGCGGGCGCGGCATCACGGTCAACGCCATCGCCCCCGGCTTCATCGCGTCCGATATGACCGCACAGCTTCCCGACGACGTGCGCCAGAGTTACCTCGCCAGCATCCCCCTGGGCCGCCTCGGTCAGCCGGAGGAAGTCGCCGCCCTCGTGACTTTCCTCGCCTCCGACGCTGCCGGGTACATCACGGGGCAGGCGATTGGGGTGGACGGTGGGCTGTATCCGCACTGA
- a CDS encoding acyl-CoA dehydrogenase family protein, protein MDFNLPEDLRDMQATIRNFMLNVVEPRAHEIEDTNRIPPELIRQAADLGLFGLSVPEEYGGVGLGTLGRCAVYEAMGQGHMGFGGMISAHASIGTSGLVRLGTEEQKRRFLPRLATGECIAGFAITEPSSGSDAANIRLRAEKRGDAYVLNGTKHYISNAPVAGLLTVIAVTDPLAGTRGMSAFLVEPQTTAGVRIGKIDEKMGQKGSLSAEVIFEDAEVPAANLLGPEHRGYREALGILTNGRVGIAARSTGAMQRLLDLSTEHAKAREQFGKPIAEFQAVQFMLAEMEVAIQTSRLLWQKVAWMVDEGQDVRRMASVAKYHATEMLSEVADKAVQVAGGMGYMKDWPVERFYRDQRLLRIYEGTSEIQKLIIARDLLG, encoded by the coding sequence ATGGACTTCAACCTGCCCGAGGACCTGCGGGACATGCAGGCCACGATCCGCAACTTCATGCTGAATGTGGTGGAGCCGCGCGCCCATGAAATCGAGGACACCAACCGCATTCCGCCCGAGCTGATCAGGCAGGCAGCGGACCTGGGCCTCTTCGGCCTGAGCGTTCCCGAGGAATACGGCGGTGTGGGCCTGGGAACCCTGGGCCGCTGCGCCGTGTACGAAGCGATGGGCCAGGGCCACATGGGCTTCGGCGGCATGATCAGCGCCCACGCCTCCATCGGGACGAGCGGCCTGGTGCGGCTGGGTACCGAGGAGCAGAAACGCCGCTTCCTGCCCCGACTCGCAACCGGCGAGTGCATCGCGGGCTTTGCCATCACCGAGCCCAGCAGTGGTTCAGATGCCGCCAACATTCGCCTGCGTGCTGAGAAACGCGGCGACGCATACGTGCTGAACGGCACCAAGCACTACATCTCGAACGCACCCGTGGCTGGGCTACTCACCGTCATCGCCGTCACGGACCCCTTGGCAGGCACACGGGGCATGAGCGCTTTTCTCGTGGAGCCCCAGACCACCGCCGGTGTCCGCATCGGCAAGATCGATGAGAAGATGGGCCAGAAAGGTTCGCTGTCCGCCGAGGTGATCTTCGAGGACGCCGAAGTGCCCGCCGCCAACCTGTTGGGACCCGAGCACCGAGGCTACCGCGAGGCGCTGGGCATCCTCACCAATGGCCGCGTGGGCATTGCCGCGCGGTCCACCGGAGCCATGCAGCGCCTACTGGACCTCTCCACCGAGCATGCCAAGGCGCGCGAGCAATTCGGCAAACCTATTGCCGAATTTCAGGCCGTGCAGTTCATGCTTGCCGAGATGGAAGTGGCGATTCAGACCAGCCGCCTGCTGTGGCAGAAGGTGGCCTGGATGGTGGACGAGGGCCAGGACGTGCGCCGCATGGCGAGCGTCGCCAAGTACCACGCCACCGAGATGCTCTCCGAGGTGGCCGACAAGGCCGTGCAGGTGGCGGGCGGCATGGGCTACATGAAGGACTGGCCCGTCGAACGCTTCTACCGCGATCAGAGACTGCTGCGCATCTATGAGGGCACGAGCGAGATTCAGAAGCTGATTATCGCGCGAGACCTGCTGGGATGA
- the fabF gene encoding beta-ketoacyl-ACP synthase II has product MTMTGLKRVVITGLGPVTPIGTGAQAFAQAQREGKSGIRTITRFDPVDVGSKIAGEVDTDLTEYVDAREARKLDRYVQLALVAAELAVRDSGLTEEELRSERTGTVIGSGIGGVKTFEDQASVLHTRGPGRISPMFIPMMIANMASGHVAMRYGATGPSSTVVTACATGTGAIGDAARYIQLGLADTMLAGGSEAAITPIAIGGFSNMKALSTRNDAPSEASRPFSASRDGFVLGEGAGVVVLEEYEKAKARGATIYAEIIGYGTSADAHHITLPAPEGRGAQVAMRMALSSAGVNPEQVGYINAHGTSTHFNDLHETQGIKHVFGHHAHELAVSSTKSMTGHLLGAAGAVEAIAVAQALRDGILPPTINLTDPDPALDLDYIPEGARERQVEYVLSNSFAFGGQNAALLFKRA; this is encoded by the coding sequence ATGACGATGACAGGACTGAAGCGGGTGGTGATCACGGGCCTGGGGCCCGTCACGCCCATCGGCACAGGCGCGCAGGCGTTCGCGCAGGCGCAGCGCGAGGGCAAGAGCGGCATCCGGACCATCACTCGCTTTGACCCGGTGGACGTGGGCAGCAAGATCGCCGGTGAGGTGGACACGGACCTCACCGAGTATGTGGATGCCCGCGAGGCACGGAAGCTGGACCGCTACGTGCAGCTCGCGCTGGTAGCGGCGGAACTGGCGGTGCGCGACAGCGGCCTGACGGAAGAGGAATTGCGCAGCGAGCGCACCGGCACCGTAATCGGCAGCGGCATTGGGGGCGTCAAGACCTTCGAGGATCAGGCGAGCGTACTGCATACGCGTGGCCCGGGGCGGATCAGCCCCATGTTTATCCCGATGATGATCGCCAACATGGCGTCCGGCCACGTCGCCATGCGTTACGGCGCAACCGGCCCCAGTAGCACGGTGGTCACCGCCTGCGCCACGGGCACCGGGGCCATCGGGGACGCTGCGCGTTATATCCAGCTGGGCCTCGCCGACACCATGCTTGCGGGCGGCAGCGAGGCGGCCATCACGCCTATTGCCATCGGCGGCTTTTCCAACATGAAGGCCCTGTCCACCCGCAACGACGCTCCGAGTGAGGCCAGTCGCCCCTTTTCTGCCAGCCGCGACGGCTTTGTGCTTGGGGAGGGCGCGGGCGTGGTCGTTCTGGAGGAATACGAGAAGGCCAAGGCGCGCGGGGCCACCATCTACGCCGAGATCATCGGCTACGGCACCTCGGCCGACGCCCACCACATTACCCTGCCCGCTCCTGAGGGACGCGGCGCGCAGGTGGCGATGCGCATGGCGCTGAGTTCGGCGGGTGTAAACCCCGAGCAGGTGGGTTACATCAACGCGCACGGCACCAGCACCCACTTCAACGATCTGCACGAGACGCAGGGCATCAAGCACGTCTTTGGCCACCACGCGCACGAACTGGCCGTCAGCTCTACCAAGTCCATGACGGGGCACCTGCTGGGCGCGGCGGGAGCGGTGGAGGCCATCGCCGTGGCGCAGGCGCTGCGTGACGGCATTTTGCCGCCCACCATCAACCTCACCGATCCTGATCCGGCGCTGGACCTCGACTACATTCCGGAAGGTGCGCGCGAGCGGCAGGTGGAGTACGTGCTGAGCAACTCCTTCGCGTTTGGTGGTCAGAACGCGGCGCTGCTGTTCAAGCGGGCATAG
- a CDS encoding YqgE/AlgH family protein, with protein MTVPLTFLVASPHLHGSLFGGAVILLLEHDTSGAMGLLLTAPLHQSVAELLPDLPGGERGSVWSGGPVEPGVGWCLYRTPLKLEGEVRLAHGLCVTSSLDVLHAVAASGQDYLLLLGYAGWAAGQLTEEAREGTWLWVEQDTPELVWDVPAASRWQSALDRLGVKPGTIMPGGAQA; from the coding sequence ATGACGGTGCCGCTCACGTTCCTGGTCGCCAGTCCCCATCTGCACGGCAGCCTGTTCGGCGGGGCCGTGATCCTGCTGCTGGAGCACGACACCTCGGGCGCAATGGGCCTGCTGCTGACCGCCCCCCTGCACCAGAGCGTGGCCGAGTTACTGCCGGACCTGCCTGGAGGCGAGCGGGGCAGCGTGTGGTCCGGTGGTCCCGTGGAGCCCGGCGTGGGCTGGTGCCTGTACCGCACGCCGCTGAAACTGGAGGGTGAGGTGCGCCTCGCGCACGGCCTGTGCGTCACGAGCAGCCTGGACGTGCTGCACGCTGTGGCGGCCAGCGGACAGGACTACCTGCTGCTGCTGGGCTACGCGGGCTGGGCGGCCGGACAGCTCACCGAGGAGGCGCGGGAAGGGACCTGGCTGTGGGTGGAGCAAGACACACCAGAACTGGTGTGGGACGTACCAGCCGCGTCACGCTGGCAATCGGCGCTGGACCGCCTCGGCGTCAAGCCTGGCACCATCATGCCCGGCGGCGCGCAGGCCTGA
- the tig gene encoding trigger factor: MAELISREGNKVSFRVAVPAAEVNRAYDQVWAGLSRDVRVPGFRPGKAPRKVLESRVGKGYVENEVRDRLLQTHYPQAARELKLSLVDANIEPGALTTGQPFSFTVQGETYPEVTLGDWKGAQLTATAPSITDEVLDRTLSDLQERNATFQSVERPIEATDRVTIEELGEEEGGSYPVYLDVAEEHVRNALLGKSVGDEVEITVPAHSHGDHEHPEHTVRVRVQDVQTKQLQELDDAFAASLNFDSLERLRTDLRGELERRATQEGEAARREEFISHLVDHMQVEIPRALIDRRQEAMLEEIRDDLGRQGVKWSEYESFMQEQNKLEEFMADLAKNAETRVKRDLALEKLAEDLNVQVSDAEFSSTMNALAQANNLTAQQLQTQLGANGVNSYYISMLREKGLQQALASLTGEAEQAAEGESAADGSAEASDAEVSSTGAQTASSEGGTAQHDSAATQGEQTTAEQGEAVSPDAEAATQDNQQAE; the protein is encoded by the coding sequence ATGGCAGAGCTGATCAGTCGTGAAGGCAACAAGGTGAGTTTCCGGGTGGCCGTACCTGCCGCCGAGGTCAACCGTGCGTATGACCAGGTGTGGGCAGGGCTCTCGCGCGACGTGCGCGTGCCTGGCTTCCGGCCCGGCAAGGCCCCCCGCAAGGTGCTCGAAAGCCGCGTCGGCAAGGGCTACGTGGAAAACGAGGTCCGTGACCGCCTCTTGCAGACGCACTACCCCCAGGCGGCCCGCGAACTGAAGCTCAGTCTCGTGGACGCAAACATCGAACCCGGCGCGCTGACGACGGGTCAACCCTTCAGCTTCACGGTGCAGGGCGAGACGTACCCCGAGGTCACCCTGGGCGACTGGAAGGGCGCGCAGCTGACGGCGACGGCTCCCAGCATCACCGACGAGGTGCTGGACCGCACGCTGTCAGACCTGCAGGAGCGCAACGCCACCTTCCAGAGCGTAGAGCGTCCCATTGAGGCCACAGACCGCGTGACCATCGAGGAACTCGGCGAGGAAGAGGGCGGCTCGTACCCCGTCTACCTCGACGTCGCCGAAGAGCACGTGCGTAACGCCCTGCTGGGCAAGAGCGTGGGCGACGAGGTGGAGATCACCGTGCCCGCCCACAGCCACGGCGACCACGAGCACCCCGAGCACACGGTCCGCGTGCGCGTGCAGGACGTGCAGACCAAGCAGCTGCAGGAGCTGGACGACGCCTTTGCCGCCAGCCTGAACTTCGACAGCCTGGAGCGGCTGCGCACCGACCTGCGCGGTGAGCTGGAGCGCCGCGCCACCCAGGAGGGCGAGGCTGCCCGCCGCGAGGAATTTATCAGCCACCTTGTGGACCACATGCAGGTGGAAATTCCCCGCGCGCTGATCGACCGCCGCCAGGAAGCGATGCTCGAAGAAATCCGCGATGACCTGGGCCGCCAGGGCGTGAAGTGGAGCGAGTACGAGAGCTTCATGCAGGAGCAGAACAAGCTCGAAGAGTTCATGGCGGACCTCGCCAAGAACGCTGAAACCCGCGTGAAGCGCGACCTGGCGCTGGAGAAGTTGGCCGAGGACCTGAACGTGCAGGTCAGCGACGCTGAGTTCAGCTCGACCATGAACGCGCTGGCCCAGGCCAACAACCTGACCGCCCAGCAGCTCCAGACCCAGCTTGGCGCGAACGGCGTCAACTCCTACTACATCTCCATGCTGCGCGAGAAGGGCCTGCAGCAGGCGCTTGCCTCGCTGACGGGTGAGGCGGAGCAGGCCGCCGAAGGTGAGTCCGCTGCAGACGGAAGCGCCGAGGCGAGCGATGCCGAGGTTTCCAGCACCGGAGCCCAGACCGCGAGCAGCGAGGGGGGCACGGCCCAGCACGACAGCGCTGCCACGCAAGGCGAGCAGACGACAGCGGAGCAGGGCGAGGCGGTCAGCCCCGACGCAGAGGCTGCCACCCAGGACAACCAGCAGGCTGAGTAA
- a CDS encoding beta-ketoacyl-ACP synthase III — MTNSFGASARPPIGITALGMYVPARVVPNAAYEAHLDTTAEWIESRTGIRERRFAAEHEYTSDVGVAAVRDLLSRDPDGLREVDAVICATISPDALMPSTAALIASQVGLGGAAAFDLSTACSGFVYGLSVAQGMILAGVARRVLVVGAEALSKVVDQTDRNTAILFGDGAGAAVVGPVPGGYGLQEFVMGADGTGGSSLYLRCAAPQLPGGFQMGHSVGMNGREVFKFAVRVLGDSANEVLNKSHLTSGDVDWVIPHQANIRIIEAACGRFGVPMSKTVVNVHRYGNTSSATVPLALREAIDDGRVRDGQQLLLVAFGGGLSWAACTLKWWAGAPSLVARTAQTSEEEAAEVGA, encoded by the coding sequence ATGACCAATTCTTTCGGGGCCTCTGCGCGCCCCCCCATCGGCATCACGGCGCTGGGCATGTACGTCCCGGCGCGCGTCGTACCCAACGCGGCATACGAAGCCCACCTCGACACCACCGCCGAGTGGATCGAGAGCCGCACCGGTATCCGCGAGCGCCGTTTCGCCGCCGAACACGAGTACACCTCGGACGTCGGTGTGGCCGCCGTGCGCGACCTGCTCTCGCGTGACCCGGACGGCCTGCGAGAGGTGGACGCGGTAATCTGCGCCACCATCAGCCCTGACGCGCTGATGCCCTCCACAGCGGCGCTGATCGCCTCGCAAGTGGGATTGGGTGGGGCGGCGGCCTTTGACCTCTCCACCGCCTGCAGCGGCTTCGTGTATGGCCTCAGCGTGGCGCAGGGAATGATCCTGGCGGGCGTAGCGCGGCGGGTGCTGGTGGTAGGAGCCGAGGCGCTCTCCAAGGTCGTGGACCAGACGGACCGCAACACGGCGATCCTGTTCGGCGACGGCGCAGGCGCAGCGGTGGTGGGGCCGGTGCCGGGGGGCTACGGCCTGCAGGAGTTCGTGATGGGCGCGGACGGCACGGGGGGATCGAGCCTGTACCTGCGCTGCGCCGCGCCCCAGCTGCCCGGCGGCTTCCAGATGGGCCACTCGGTGGGGATGAATGGCCGTGAGGTCTTCAAGTTCGCTGTGCGCGTGCTGGGCGACAGCGCGAACGAAGTCCTGAACAAGAGTCACCTGACCAGCGGCGATGTGGACTGGGTCATTCCCCATCAGGCCAACATCCGCATCATCGAGGCGGCCTGCGGGCGCTTCGGCGTGCCCATGAGTAAGACGGTGGTCAACGTCCACCGTTACGGCAACACCTCCAGCGCTACGGTGCCCCTCGCGTTGCGCGAGGCCATTGACGACGGGCGGGTGCGGGATGGCCAACAGCTCCTCCTCGTGGCGTTCGGCGGAGGCCTGAGCTGGGCGGCCTGCACGCTGAAGTGGTGGGCGGGCGCGCCCAGCCTGGTGGCCCGCACTGCACAGACCAGTGAGGAAGAAGCAGCGGAGGTGGGCGCATGA